In Streptomyces sp. P9-A4, the genomic window GGTCTCCACGGTGCCGCTCCAGGTCTTCGCCTGCGAGCTCGCCACCGCGCGGGGCAACGAGGTCGACCAGCCGCGCAACCTGGCCAAATCGGTGACCGTGGAGTGAGTGGGAAATGATCATTGGGGTGGGGATCGACGTGGCGGAGATCGACCGCTTCGCCGCGTCGATCGAACGGACGCCGGGGCTGCTCCAGCGCCTCTTCGTCGAGAGCGAGCTGCTGCTGCCCAGCGGGGAGCGGCGGGGGCCGGCCTCGCTCGCGGTGCGGTTCGCCGCGAAGGAGGCGCTGGCGAAGGCGCTCGGCGCGCCGGGCGGGCTGCACTGGACGGACGCCGAGGTGTACGTCGAGGGCACCGGGCAGCCGAGGCTCCGGGTGCGGGGCACGGTGGCGGCGCGGGCGGCGGAGCTGGGCGTGAGGCACTGGCACGTCTCGCTGAGCCATGACGCGGGGGTCGCCTCGGCGGTGGTGATCGCGGAGGGCTGAGCCCGGCCGCGCGGCTGAGGCCCGTACGGGGGTTCCCGTACGGGGGTTCCCGTGCGTGGGCCCGTACGGGGGCCCTTACGGCGGATCCTGTACGGCGGTTCCCCTACGGGGCTCCTGTACGGCGGTCCCGTACGGCGTTCCCGTACGGGGAGCGTTCCTCCGGTGCGCGCGGCAGACTGCTGACCATGCGTACCGCTTACCGCGTGGAGACCGTACGGGCCGCCGAGGCCGCTCTCATGGCCCGCCTCCCCGAGGGTGCCCTGATGATGCGGGCCGCCGCCGGGCTCGCCGCCGCCTGCTGCTCACTGCTCGGCAAGGGGCGGGTGTACGGGTCCCGGGTCGTCCTCCTCGTCGGCAGCGGCGACAACGGCGGCGACGCCCTGTACGCCGGGGCCCGGCTCGCCCGGCGCGGCGCCGGAGTCACCGCCGTCCTGCTCGGCACCCGCGCCCACGGCGCCGGGCTCGCCGCGCTCCGGGCGGCCGGGGGACGCGTCGCCGAAGACCCCTTCGAACCGCTCGCCACCGCCGACCTGGTCCTCGACGGCATCATCGGCATCGGCGGGCGCGGCGGGCTCCGGCCCGAGGCCGTGCCCGTCGCCCGGGCCGCGCGCGGCTCCGACGCAGTCGTCGTCGCCGTCGACCTGCCCAGCGGCGTCGACGCGGACTCGGGGAAGGTGGCGGGGGAGGCCCTGCGCGCCGACGCGACCGTCACCTTCGGTACGTACAAGCCCGGTCTCCTCGTCGATCCGGCACGGGGGTACGCGGGCGCCCTGCGCCTCGTCGACATCGGGCTCGGCGACGAACTGCCCGGCGTGCCCGACCTGGAGGCGCTCCAGCACCAGGACGTGGCACGGCTGTTGCCCGTACCGGGCGCCGCGAGCGACAAGTACCGGCGCGGGGTCCTCGGCGTCGTCGCCGGCTCCGCCCGCTACCCGGGGGCGGCGGTCCTCACCGTCGCGGCGGCGCTGCGC contains:
- a CDS encoding NAD(P)H-hydrate dehydratase, which gives rise to MRTAYRVETVRAAEAALMARLPEGALMMRAAAGLAAACCSLLGKGRVYGSRVVLLVGSGDNGGDALYAGARLARRGAGVTAVLLGTRAHGAGLAALRAAGGRVAEDPFEPLATADLVLDGIIGIGGRGGLRPEAVPVARAARGSDAVVVAVDLPSGVDADSGKVAGEALRADATVTFGTYKPGLLVDPARGYAGALRLVDIGLGDELPGVPDLEALQHQDVARLLPVPGAASDKYRRGVLGVVAGSARYPGAAVLTVAAALRGGAGAVRYVGPAADAVIARHPEALVHAGPPDKAGRVQAWVVGPGLGDGPGVAEVLASDVPVLVDADGLRDLDPALVRARSAPTLLTPHAGEAAALLGASREEVEAGRLAAVRELVGRFGATVLLKGSTTLVHGPEGGPVRVNPTGTGWLATAGSGDVLSGLAGSLLAAGLRPVDAASCAAYLHGLAARRASEDRGPVTAGEVAEALGGAWRDVRDVGAGR
- a CDS encoding holo-ACP synthase gives rise to the protein MIIGVGIDVAEIDRFAASIERTPGLLQRLFVESELLLPSGERRGPASLAVRFAAKEALAKALGAPGGLHWTDAEVYVEGTGQPRLRVRGTVAARAAELGVRHWHVSLSHDAGVASAVVIAEG